The Geoglobus acetivorans genome window below encodes:
- a CDS encoding CBS domain-containing protein: MTADLPVKEIMTREVCTVSKNESVLNASRKMIECGVGSVVVVEDSKPVGIVTERDIITKVVARNRVPADVLVEEIMSYPVITVSPNTSTREAGTIMLKKGIRRLPVINGDELVGIVTDTDLLSYSIDLGEYMGLIREEQYVVDEPEIGKCEICGRIAELRDADGMRVCEDCYETL; this comes from the coding sequence ATGACTGCAGACCTTCCAGTAAAGGAAATAATGACCAGGGAAGTATGCACAGTCTCAAAAAATGAATCTGTGCTTAATGCTTCGAGGAAAATGATTGAATGTGGAGTGGGTAGCGTTGTTGTGGTTGAAGATTCCAAACCCGTTGGTATTGTTACTGAGAGGGACATAATCACCAAGGTTGTTGCCCGGAACAGGGTTCCGGCGGATGTACTGGTTGAGGAAATAATGAGCTATCCTGTTATAACCGTATCTCCAAACACGAGCACAAGAGAGGCTGGCACGATCATGCTCAAAAAGGGCATAAGGAGATTGCCCGTCATTAATGGCGATGAGCTTGTTGGAATTGTGACCGATACTGATCTGCTCTCTTACTCAATCGATCTTGGCGAGTACATGGGGCTGATAAGGGAAGAGCAGTATGTGGTTGATGAGCCGGAAATCGGAAAATGTGAGATTTGCGGAAGAATTGCTGAGCTGAGAGATGCGGATGGAATGAGGGTTTGTGAGGACTGTTATGAAACTCTCTGA
- a CDS encoding CBS domain-containing protein, whose product MPNNRRNSKFGSVMEIASINAITIPPTSTIMTSMKTMIKYSFRRVPIADAGTRRLEGIVTSMDILNFLGGGEKHRLVKERYLGNLIAAINEEVREIMEKNVLSIPVSSSWEDALNTMLENNVGGVPVVDDEESVVGIITERDLMTFLASQTKCDGQVSEFMTRGVITAEPKMTIEEAMKLMVQKKFRRLPVVKDGVLIGLITATSLVHYFSGEAFKKLITGNAKDVLTQPLTAILNNENVLKYREPLVVRPNAKISDVVRRMIDSNQSSALVVDNELVGIITERDLMRALCSSK is encoded by the coding sequence ATGCCAAACAACAGGAGGAATTCCAAATTTGGAAGTGTGATGGAGATAGCATCTATAAACGCAATAACGATCCCCCCAACGTCAACGATAATGACCTCCATGAAGACCATGATTAAATACAGTTTCAGGAGGGTCCCGATAGCCGATGCAGGGACACGGAGGCTCGAGGGGATTGTAACGAGCATGGACATCCTCAACTTTCTGGGAGGGGGAGAGAAACACAGGCTCGTTAAGGAGAGATACCTCGGGAACCTGATTGCAGCCATAAATGAAGAGGTCAGGGAAATTATGGAAAAGAACGTTCTCTCGATCCCTGTGTCAAGTTCCTGGGAGGATGCCCTGAACACCATGCTTGAGAACAACGTTGGTGGCGTACCTGTCGTGGATGACGAGGAGAGTGTTGTGGGCATCATCACGGAAAGAGACCTGATGACCTTCCTCGCCTCCCAGACAAAATGCGATGGGCAGGTTTCTGAGTTCATGACGAGGGGCGTCATTACTGCAGAGCCGAAGATGACAATAGAGGAAGCAATGAAGCTGATGGTCCAGAAGAAGTTCAGAAGACTTCCTGTTGTTAAGGATGGAGTTCTCATAGGCCTCATTACGGCCACGTCGCTGGTTCATTACTTTTCGGGCGAAGCTTTCAAAAAGCTCATAACCGGAAATGCAAAGGACGTTCTCACCCAGCCATTGACCGCAATCCTGAACAACGAAAACGTGCTTAAATACCGCGAACCTCTCGTCGTCAGACCTAATGCGAAGATATCGGATGTTGTGAGAAGAATGATAGACAGCAACCAGTCCTCTGCGCTTGTTGTCGATAATGAGCTTGTGGGCATCATAACTGAAAGAGACCTGATGAGAGCGTTATGTTCGTCGAAATAA
- a CDS encoding RNA ligase yields the protein MFVSESLGLSKHLGETLEERKILREALISHSFFSDVIEAVRFDKKFGEIEEGTVVAKTINGVRIVRGFPKIKRALVLNPTLKKHFENEVAVEEKMNGYNVRIARFGKNLYAMTRRGIICPYTTEKARELINPEFFKDHSDLVLCCEAVGEESPYVPKSMYGVEGLDFFVFDIREERTNRPLPVEEKLRLCEEYGLRHATYFGTYDVDVAHDEIKDIISDLAGKGREGVVIKDPEMKLSPLKYTTSQTNAEDLKYAFRFFNDYGKDFMFSRIVREGFQSFEFNEGDKEFRERCLRLGMAILKPMVESIREVALGGKVSEKLRLRFGSLDVMNLFFEQWKRSKVDFEITDIKKDGKDIVVFVNKTMRNTTDKIKAHLEGIPW from the coding sequence ATGTTTGTCTCTGAGAGTCTTGGCCTTTCAAAGCATCTGGGAGAAACTCTCGAGGAAAGGAAAATCCTGAGAGAGGCTTTAATCTCGCATTCTTTCTTTTCTGATGTTATTGAGGCGGTTAGATTCGATAAAAAATTCGGGGAGATTGAGGAAGGCACGGTTGTTGCTAAGACGATTAATGGCGTCCGCATTGTGAGAGGTTTCCCCAAAATAAAAAGAGCTCTTGTTCTGAATCCCACTCTGAAAAAGCATTTTGAGAATGAGGTTGCTGTTGAGGAAAAAATGAACGGGTATAACGTGAGGATAGCGAGATTCGGGAAGAATCTGTATGCCATGACGAGGAGGGGCATTATCTGCCCCTACACAACTGAAAAGGCGAGGGAACTCATAAACCCGGAGTTTTTTAAAGATCACAGCGACCTTGTCCTCTGCTGTGAGGCTGTTGGCGAGGAATCTCCTTACGTCCCGAAAAGCATGTACGGTGTTGAGGGTCTTGACTTTTTTGTCTTCGACATAAGGGAGGAGCGGACGAACAGACCTCTCCCTGTGGAGGAAAAACTGAGACTGTGTGAAGAGTATGGCCTCAGACATGCCACGTATTTTGGGACGTATGATGTTGATGTTGCACATGATGAAATAAAGGATATAATCTCAGATCTGGCCGGAAAAGGGAGAGAAGGCGTGGTCATTAAGGATCCGGAAATGAAACTTTCGCCATTGAAGTACACCACTTCCCAAACCAACGCCGAGGATTTGAAGTATGCCTTCAGGTTTTTCAACGATTACGGTAAAGATTTCATGTTTTCCAGGATAGTCAGGGAAGGCTTCCAGAGCTTTGAATTCAATGAGGGTGATAAAGAGTTCCGGGAAAGGTGTCTCAGGCTGGGCATGGCAATTCTGAAGCCCATGGTTGAGAGCATAAGAGAGGTTGCACTGGGTGGCAAGGTGTCGGAGAAACTAAGACTCAGGTTCGGCAGCCTCGATGTTATGAACCTGTTCTTTGAGCAGTGGAAGAGAAGCAAGGTGGATTTTGAGATAACCGACATCAAAAAGGACGGAAAAGATATTGTCGTTTTCGTCAACAAGACAATGAGAAACACGACCGACAAAATCAAAGCACATCTGGAGGGGATACCTTGGTAA
- a CDS encoding DUF1464 family protein — translation MVSAGIDAGTKSYAVYVFEDGRYFEIDTSAVKANPEDFVEFLDSLEIETGAGLSGYGLPVKRIYEVDDHDLRMMTLNFDETATMGMRKVIDLVREKKLEIYTIPAVIHLNTVPDHRKINRIDMGTYDKVCSVAFVLHEFGIDQSFVLAELGYGFNAFIAVENGKIVDGLGGTSGFPGFSSLSSIDAELAYLLKDINKDLVFSGGLKSYFEDRNMGFNADIFSEWVMKGIYSLKAVVDFDNVYLSGRFADHVHKRVSEEFNAVNLGRIGRKISAIGASVIASGISGKDGRDVVESLEILKASGTVLDHLTSDVAGFLRENITFNIHNK, via the coding sequence TTGGTAAGCGCTGGGATCGATGCCGGAACGAAAAGCTATGCAGTGTATGTGTTTGAAGATGGCAGGTACTTTGAGATTGATACTTCGGCAGTGAAAGCGAATCCTGAGGACTTTGTTGAATTTCTCGATTCACTTGAAATTGAAACAGGAGCTGGACTTTCTGGCTACGGTTTGCCCGTGAAGCGGATTTATGAGGTTGACGATCACGATTTGCGGATGATGACTCTCAACTTCGATGAAACCGCCACCATGGGGATGAGGAAGGTCATAGACCTCGTGAGGGAAAAGAAGCTTGAGATCTATACTATCCCGGCAGTCATACACCTGAACACAGTACCGGATCACAGGAAAATCAATCGGATCGACATGGGCACGTACGACAAGGTCTGTTCTGTGGCGTTTGTTCTTCACGAGTTTGGAATTGACCAGAGTTTTGTTCTTGCAGAACTTGGATATGGATTCAATGCGTTCATTGCTGTTGAGAATGGAAAGATAGTTGATGGCCTCGGAGGCACGTCCGGTTTTCCGGGTTTCTCAAGCCTTTCTTCGATAGATGCAGAGCTTGCATATCTCCTGAAAGACATAAATAAGGACCTCGTGTTTTCGGGGGGGCTTAAGAGCTATTTTGAAGATAGAAACATGGGATTTAATGCCGACATATTCTCTGAATGGGTTATGAAGGGAATTTACTCGCTGAAAGCCGTTGTGGATTTTGATAATGTCTATCTCTCTGGCAGGTTTGCAGACCATGTCCATAAAAGGGTCTCCGAGGAGTTCAATGCAGTCAATCTTGGCAGAATTGGCAGGAAGATTTCTGCGATTGGGGCGTCAGTAATCGCGAGTGGAATTTCAGGTAAGGATGGCAGGGATGTTGTGGAATCTCTCGAAATTTTGAAAGCGAGCGGCACCGTGCTGGACCACCTCACCTCTGACGTTGCGGGATTTCTGAGAGAAAACATAACCTTTAATATCCATAATAAATGA
- the cofG gene encoding 7,8-didemethyl-8-hydroxy-5-deazariboflavin synthase subunit CofG — MTGDVIVTYSMNVFIPLTRTCRNNCHYCGFRINDGKVMGEDEVENLLKRASSATEALFTFGERADEFGKVRDWLRGMGFDSMIDYTVHLNKLAVEHGLLPHTNAGVLSRSELKKLKEWNASIGLMLEQAVELECHKESPGKNPEVRIKTIKDAGRLEIPFTTGILIGIGESRDDRYYSIEVIADLAENYDHIQEVIIQNFSPKKGTPMECWKAPGIAELLDAIEYAKKALPDDVVIQIPPNLIENLKACLDAGARDIGGISEVTPDYINPEHPWPSLKKIEKSLNGEYTFRERLPIHPKYVRMGWYSERIAHLIERYADKEGYRCSK; from the coding sequence ATGACTGGGGATGTGATTGTAACCTACTCGATGAATGTTTTCATCCCCCTCACAAGGACATGCCGGAATAACTGCCACTACTGCGGTTTCAGGATCAACGATGGGAAGGTTATGGGTGAAGATGAGGTCGAGAACTTGCTGAAAAGGGCAAGCTCTGCTACCGAAGCTCTTTTCACCTTTGGCGAGAGGGCGGATGAATTCGGAAAGGTGAGGGACTGGCTCCGGGGAATGGGTTTTGATAGCATGATAGACTACACGGTGCATCTGAACAAACTTGCCGTCGAGCATGGCCTTCTCCCACACACAAATGCTGGTGTTCTGAGCAGAAGCGAGCTGAAAAAGCTGAAGGAATGGAATGCGAGCATAGGACTGATGCTTGAGCAGGCGGTCGAGCTTGAATGCCATAAGGAAAGTCCAGGGAAAAATCCAGAGGTGCGGATTAAAACCATAAAGGATGCAGGAAGGCTCGAAATTCCGTTCACTACCGGAATACTCATAGGAATTGGGGAGAGCAGAGACGACAGATACTACTCTATTGAGGTCATAGCTGATCTGGCCGAGAACTATGATCACATTCAGGAGGTAATAATTCAGAACTTTTCACCCAAAAAAGGAACCCCCATGGAATGCTGGAAAGCTCCTGGCATTGCTGAGCTGCTTGATGCGATAGAGTATGCAAAAAAAGCACTTCCGGATGATGTGGTCATTCAGATCCCTCCTAACCTTATCGAAAATCTGAAAGCCTGTCTTGATGCAGGTGCGAGGGACATAGGCGGGATATCTGAGGTTACTCCTGATTATATTAACCCCGAGCATCCATGGCCCAGTCTGAAAAAAATCGAAAAAAGCTTAAATGGTGAATACACCTTCAGAGAAAGATTACCCATACATCCGAAGTACGTCAGGATGGGATGGTATAGTGAGAGAATTGCACATCTGATAGAGCGTTATGCCGATAAAGAGGGATACCGATGCTCGAAATGA
- the cofH gene encoding 5-amino-6-(D-ribitylamino)uracil--L-tyrosine 4-hydroxyphenyl transferase CofH produces MLEMNVKELIKNPYRSFELADRLRDELKGDVVTFVINRNINFTDLCINNCLFCSYRNRKKFVLSEEEIKKKVREAVDYGCTEVTVQGGLLPEAGLDFYISILRAIRDVSGDIHVHAFSPMEVYHAARNEGIDVEDVLRELKKAGLNSIPGTAAEILVDRVRKVICPDKLTTDEWREVITTAHNLGIPTTATMMYGHIETWEDRLEHLRLIREIQEETGGFTEFIPLPFMNKNNRLGEIAKPSNGFEDLLVIAIARIYLYPLVENIQASWVKLGKKLAQASLHTGANDFGGTLMEENISRSAGATSGEFMSPEEIRDAIQSANRIPAQRDTLYGILRMYEG; encoded by the coding sequence ATGCTCGAAATGAACGTAAAAGAGCTGATAAAAAACCCGTATCGCTCATTTGAGCTGGCCGACAGGCTGAGAGATGAACTTAAAGGAGATGTCGTCACCTTCGTGATAAACCGGAACATAAATTTTACAGACCTCTGCATCAACAACTGCCTCTTCTGCTCTTACAGGAATCGAAAAAAGTTCGTGCTGAGTGAGGAAGAGATAAAGAAAAAGGTCAGAGAGGCTGTGGATTACGGATGCACTGAGGTAACGGTTCAGGGGGGCTTGCTCCCGGAGGCCGGGCTGGACTTCTATATTTCGATTCTGAGAGCGATAAGGGATGTTTCAGGAGACATACATGTTCACGCCTTCTCGCCCATGGAGGTCTATCATGCTGCCAGAAATGAGGGCATTGATGTTGAGGATGTTCTGCGTGAGCTGAAAAAGGCGGGTCTGAACTCTATACCTGGTACGGCAGCAGAAATTCTTGTTGATAGGGTCAGGAAAGTTATATGCCCTGATAAGCTTACGACGGATGAGTGGAGGGAGGTGATTACTACTGCCCACAACCTCGGCATCCCTACGACAGCGACAATGATGTACGGGCATATTGAAACCTGGGAGGACAGGCTTGAGCATCTCAGGTTGATAAGGGAGATCCAGGAGGAGACAGGCGGGTTTACCGAATTCATCCCCCTGCCATTTATGAACAAGAACAACAGGCTCGGGGAAATTGCAAAACCGTCTAATGGCTTTGAGGATCTGCTTGTGATTGCCATAGCGAGGATATATCTGTATCCGCTCGTCGAAAACATTCAGGCCTCATGGGTTAAGCTCGGGAAGAAACTGGCTCAGGCATCTCTTCATACCGGAGCGAACGATTTTGGTGGCACACTGATGGAGGAAAATATATCCAGGTCGGCAGGCGCGACAAGTGGTGAATTCATGAGCCCTGAAGAGATAAGGGATGCCATACAGTCTGCGAACAGAATTCCTGCCCAGAGAGATACTCTATATGGGATTTTGAGAATGTATGAAGGTTAA
- a CDS encoding shikimate kinase, with the protein MKVKSKSYAAGTVINALATFKGVAFGIDLETRVVFSETDDRGFYIFQKGRLERSAIAEKLMRNSDFEGGVFRVESEIPERSGLGSSSAFMNAIILATLKAQEQELNAGKILRLNARMSLEFGMSYTGAFDDASASLLGGFVFSDNLRMKLYRRVEPEGEVLVLIPEWQRGDVKPDVMKEGSENVERAFNLAMEGKYKEAMLINSMHYCPKLNLPLEPVYALQNLNVSAGLSGNGPSYVAFGDDIDAAEEIWCSFGKVIRRKMVNVPADLIEIPENLFY; encoded by the coding sequence ATGAAGGTTAAATCTAAAAGTTATGCTGCCGGGACGGTGATCAATGCCCTCGCCACATTTAAGGGAGTGGCATTTGGAATAGACCTTGAAACGAGGGTTGTTTTTTCTGAAACTGATGATAGGGGATTTTACATATTTCAGAAAGGCAGGCTTGAGAGGAGTGCCATCGCTGAAAAGCTCATGCGCAATTCGGACTTTGAAGGTGGGGTTTTCAGAGTAGAGAGCGAAATTCCGGAGAGGAGTGGTCTGGGCAGCAGCAGTGCATTTATGAATGCCATCATACTTGCCACCCTCAAAGCGCAGGAACAGGAACTTAATGCAGGGAAAATTCTCAGGCTGAATGCGCGAATGAGTCTCGAGTTCGGGATGAGCTATACCGGAGCCTTCGACGACGCCTCTGCTTCACTGCTTGGAGGTTTTGTTTTCTCGGATAACCTGAGAATGAAGCTTTACAGAAGGGTCGAGCCTGAGGGTGAGGTTCTCGTACTCATCCCGGAATGGCAGAGGGGTGATGTGAAACCGGACGTCATGAAAGAAGGCTCAGAGAACGTTGAGAGGGCTTTTAACCTTGCTATGGAGGGCAAATACAAAGAGGCAATGCTTATCAACTCGATGCATTATTGTCCGAAGCTGAATCTTCCCCTCGAACCGGTTTATGCACTTCAGAACCTGAACGTATCTGCAGGTCTTTCAGGCAACGGTCCGAGCTATGTTGCTTTTGGAGATGATATTGATGCAGCAGAGGAGATATGGTGCAGTTTCGGGAAGGTGATACGGAGGAAGATGGTTAATGTGCCTGCAGATTTGATTGAAATTCCTGAAAATCTGTTTTACTGA
- a CDS encoding PspC domain-containing protein — protein MEKRLYREREDRILFGVLAGIARYLELDPAIVRIAFILVCLVQPVFILGYFLMAIAIPEKKAANTPEGFDDVETPAFNYAPDERKNRNFIGIVLVAIGAYVLLEEYVFFPFGVRELAGLLMVALGVYVLIKK, from the coding sequence ATGGAAAAAAGGCTTTACAGAGAAAGGGAGGACAGGATACTTTTCGGGGTGCTTGCAGGCATTGCAAGATATCTGGAACTTGATCCTGCCATTGTCAGGATTGCCTTCATCCTTGTTTGCCTTGTTCAGCCCGTTTTCATTCTCGGATACTTTTTAATGGCCATTGCGATTCCTGAGAAAAAAGCTGCAAACACTCCTGAAGGTTTTGATGATGTCGAAACGCCGGCCTTTAACTACGCGCCAGATGAACGGAAGAACAGAAACTTCATAGGCATCGTGCTTGTTGCCATAGGGGCATATGTCCTCCTTGAGGAGTATGTCTTTTTCCCCTTCGGCGTCAGGGAGCTGGCAGGGCTGCTGATGGTGGCGCTTGGTGTTTACGTTCTCATAAAGAAGTAA
- a CDS encoding ABC transporter permease, translated as MYLQLAIRNLSRARVRSVLAIIGIIIGVTAITSIGIFGDNLKKAVLQSFGDIANEIIISPNPKEGYRFIDDRDIETIQKSPFVSQVIPVKADAFELLFRGDKRVVTVYGLDEQNVADLFKAESGVINLKAGRAIIGKSLAEDLKIRLGDKITLNGKIYRISAILEKEGARFDINPNNAVIISPKEHPAEYSAVIVKVKNIEDIEPFKKYISRTVNMKDEKVELLEMKSILNRIDEAFAQMNLFLMAIAGVSLLVAGVSILNIMLMSTIERTKEIGIMRAIGARKKIIMKIFLLEASILGVSGSFVGAVLSIAGGYLITKLILGDVATIFNLTTVIFSLEGFFFGILTAVISGLYPAWRASNLEPIEALRYE; from the coding sequence ATGTATCTTCAGCTGGCAATTAGGAATCTGAGCAGAGCGAGAGTGAGGAGCGTTCTGGCAATAATCGGGATTATCATAGGTGTTACTGCAATAACGTCCATAGGAATTTTCGGAGATAACCTGAAAAAAGCCGTTCTCCAGAGTTTTGGAGATATAGCCAATGAGATTATAATTTCCCCCAATCCCAAAGAGGGATACAGATTCATTGACGACAGAGATATAGAAACAATACAAAAGTCCCCGTTTGTTTCTCAGGTAATTCCCGTTAAAGCTGATGCTTTTGAGCTTTTATTTCGGGGAGATAAACGAGTCGTAACGGTTTACGGTCTTGATGAACAGAATGTGGCTGATCTTTTCAAGGCGGAATCGGGAGTTATAAATCTAAAGGCAGGAAGAGCAATAATAGGGAAGTCCCTCGCAGAGGACCTTAAAATAAGGCTGGGAGACAAGATAACCCTGAACGGAAAGATATACAGAATTTCCGCAATTCTCGAAAAAGAAGGAGCAAGATTTGATATAAATCCAAATAATGCAGTAATAATTTCTCCGAAGGAGCATCCCGCAGAGTATTCTGCAGTGATTGTAAAGGTCAAGAACATTGAGGACATTGAACCGTTCAAGAAGTACATATCAAGGACAGTCAACATGAAAGACGAGAAAGTAGAGCTTCTTGAGATGAAATCCATACTTAACAGAATAGATGAAGCGTTCGCACAGATGAACCTGTTTCTAATGGCAATAGCCGGAGTGTCCCTGCTCGTGGCTGGAGTGAGTATACTGAACATCATGCTCATGTCAACAATCGAGAGAACAAAGGAGATAGGCATAATGCGTGCAATAGGTGCGAGGAAAAAGATCATCATGAAAATCTTTCTGCTCGAGGCATCGATCCTGGGAGTGTCAGGAAGTTTCGTTGGGGCAGTCTTGAGCATTGCCGGGGGCTACCTGATAACAAAGCTCATACTGGGAGATGTTGCGACGATCTTCAACCTCACAACAGTAATATTTTCTCTTGAGGGTTTCTTTTTCGGCATTCTCACAGCAGTAATCAGCGGACTGTATCCTGCATGGAGAGCCAGCAACCTTGAACCGATTGAAGCCCTGAGATACGAATGA
- a CDS encoding ATP-binding cassette domain-containing protein, which yields MKVVVFDNVKKVYRTEFYEVRALDGINLEIEKEEFLTIMGPSGSGKSTMLNLIGCLDKPTEGEIYINGVATSGLNDDELTDLRRDTIGFVFQQFNLIPTLTARENVELPMIFRGKSEQERSERAMELLKLVGIEKEADRKPVEMSGGQQQRVAIARALANNPEILLCDEPTGNLDSQTGKQVMEILRVLNEEGVTVVLVTHDESLKSYADRVVRLRDGRIINVSSAGN from the coding sequence ATGAAGGTCGTGGTATTCGACAACGTCAAAAAAGTGTACAGGACGGAATTTTACGAAGTGAGGGCACTTGACGGTATAAATCTGGAAATAGAGAAGGAAGAGTTTCTGACAATCATGGGGCCGTCAGGCAGTGGAAAAAGTACAATGCTCAACCTGATTGGCTGCCTTGATAAGCCAACTGAAGGAGAGATTTACATAAACGGCGTCGCCACATCCGGGCTCAATGATGACGAGCTTACCGATCTGAGGAGAGACACCATAGGATTTGTATTCCAGCAGTTCAATCTGATTCCGACTCTGACAGCCAGAGAAAACGTGGAGCTACCCATGATTTTCAGGGGCAAGAGTGAGCAGGAAAGGAGTGAAAGGGCAATGGAGCTTTTGAAGCTGGTGGGGATTGAAAAAGAGGCAGACAGAAAACCGGTGGAAATGAGTGGGGGGCAGCAGCAGAGGGTTGCAATAGCAAGAGCTCTTGCCAACAATCCCGAAATCCTGCTCTGCGATGAACCGACAGGTAACCTTGACTCACAGACCGGGAAACAGGTTATGGAAATCCTCAGGGTTCTCAACGAAGAAGGGGTTACGGTCGTCCTCGTAACGCACGATGAGTCGCTGAAAAGTTATGCAGATAGGGTGGTTAGACTGAGGGACGGGAGGATCATAAATGTATCTTCAGCTGGCAATTAG
- a CDS encoding bifunctional L-myo-inositol-1-phosphate cytidylyltransferase/CDP-L-myo-inositol myo-inositolphosphotransferase — protein MTSGNVPRKAVILTAGLGTRMGGRPKALLRVGGREIIWRNIKMLQECGVQEFILVINPKFGPQIMEFLEREGFKFRHVTNAHPEKGNGYSLYLAKDFINEEFILIMGDHVYEEEFIKEAVRAKGLVGDPEPEFVDISEATKVRVKNGRVERIGKELTDFDCIDTGFFVLTPEIFRHAEEIVREKEEVSLSEIMEKARVEVTLVSGKFWMDVDTEEELERANREIIRRSIKSGEDGFISRHLNRKISIRITEKVINSLTPNQASLISFLAGTMSFLLIFFSKPVAGIFFQLSSILDGIDGEIARAKMMGSPFGGWIDSNLDRIVDFLFLLGLAYTSSLDTTGWVLFSLAAFGSYMVSYTSERYRGAFGRSIFQDYPVLRKIPGKRDERIFLIMLFLIFDAVLELFVLLAVLSLTRVVLTLILVWRKPI, from the coding sequence ATGACCTCCGGAAATGTTCCCAGAAAGGCGGTGATACTCACAGCCGGTCTGGGGACACGAATGGGAGGTCGCCCGAAAGCATTGCTGAGGGTGGGGGGCAGAGAAATAATCTGGAGAAACATCAAAATGCTCCAAGAGTGCGGTGTTCAGGAGTTCATTCTCGTCATCAATCCCAAATTCGGACCTCAGATCATGGAGTTTCTTGAAAGAGAGGGTTTCAAATTCAGACATGTCACCAATGCCCATCCTGAAAAAGGCAATGGATATTCCCTCTACCTGGCAAAAGACTTCATCAACGAGGAGTTCATTCTGATAATGGGCGACCATGTTTACGAAGAAGAGTTTATAAAAGAGGCTGTGAGAGCAAAGGGCCTGGTTGGAGATCCCGAACCGGAATTCGTGGATATCAGCGAGGCCACAAAAGTCAGAGTAAAAAATGGCAGGGTGGAGAGAATAGGGAAAGAGCTGACAGATTTCGACTGCATTGACACCGGATTTTTTGTACTGACACCTGAAATTTTCAGGCATGCTGAAGAAATTGTAAGAGAAAAGGAAGAGGTGTCCCTTTCCGAAATTATGGAAAAAGCGAGAGTGGAGGTCACACTGGTTTCGGGCAAATTCTGGATGGATGTTGACACTGAGGAGGAGCTTGAAAGGGCCAACAGGGAGATTATAAGGAGGAGCATAAAGTCTGGAGAGGACGGATTCATTTCAAGGCACCTGAACAGGAAGATATCGATCAGGATTACAGAAAAGGTCATTAATAGCCTTACTCCAAACCAAGCATCCCTCATAAGCTTTCTCGCAGGAACAATGTCCTTTTTACTGATATTTTTCTCCAAACCTGTTGCGGGCATATTTTTTCAGCTGAGTTCAATTTTAGATGGCATTGATGGAGAAATTGCACGGGCGAAGATGATGGGCAGTCCGTTTGGCGGCTGGATAGATTCAAATCTGGACAGAATCGTCGATTTCCTTTTCCTGCTTGGCCTTGCCTATACCTCCAGCCTCGACACGACCGGATGGGTTCTCTTCTCCCTTGCAGCGTTTGGCAGCTACATGGTGAGCTACACCTCAGAGAGATACAGAGGGGCGTTTGGCAGGAGCATTTTTCAGGATTACCCGGTTTTGAGAAAAATTCCCGGAAAGAGGGATGAAAGAATATTTCTCATAATGCTATTTCTGATATTCGACGCGGTTTTGGAGTTGTTCGTATTGCTGGCCGTTCTGTCCCTTACCAGGGTTGTCCTCACACTGATATTGGTGTGGAGAAAGCCCATTTAA
- a CDS encoding BlaI/MecI/CopY family transcriptional regulator, with amino-acid sequence MVKKERIEFDENISPLSPLEERIMDFLWTNGPSPIGVISESLNVTMSSVAATLDRLVKNGIVERRQEKVGGRRKFVYYPLLSRNDMVKMFVENILDRLVENFGDVVVEYFHRRGIRQ; translated from the coding sequence ATGGTGAAAAAGGAAAGAATAGAATTTGATGAAAACATATCTCCTCTATCACCACTGGAAGAAAGGATTATGGACTTTCTGTGGACCAATGGTCCATCTCCCATTGGAGTCATCTCCGAAAGTTTAAACGTCACAATGTCGAGTGTCGCCGCAACTCTCGACAGGCTTGTGAAAAATGGAATTGTCGAAAGAAGGCAGGAAAAAGTAGGTGGTAGAAGAAAATTTGTTTATTATCCCCTGCTATCCAGAAACGATATGGTGAAAATGTTTGTGGAAAACATACTGGACAGGCTTGTTGAGAATTTTGGGGATGTGGTGGTGGAGTATTTCCACAGGAGAGGCATTAGGCAATGA